One window from the genome of Alnus glutinosa chromosome 13, dhAlnGlut1.1, whole genome shotgun sequence encodes:
- the LOC133854043 gene encoding uncharacterized protein LOC133854043 has translation MHRFLAKMVVTNLWPQVRRSELTLKKATLLYAIVIRTPFCLCKHILHIMLETRDEKNTSLSFGCLITHICLQVVTDISDSEPRSQIPDPLGIQTLMKSNAQLWHEAQGGVPQPPPVPPPAVASSSQAMAPTFDIEAAFAQLMSSMGVLHREVNLIGERVEQCQIDVNAFIRDSTIQSDVRRFCTAYKSEDFGSLSAVWTTCHPVRTPICPLFHPSGRPNRPSIIRPNNVDFRPDPSLYQEASVPACIRLKVSTARLDASQYSIKLQILSKFIYVKFGATVQTTWILVRTRFSLRQESQFKFNRLESSLPSSGRACI, from the exons atgcaccgatttTTAGCAAAGATGGTTgtgacaaacctttggcctcaagttcgtcggagtgagcttacgcttaagaaggccacccttctctatgccataGTGATACGTACTCCTttttgcctatgcaagcacatcttgcacattATGCTCGAGACTCgggatgagaagaacacgagtctgtcctttgggtgtttaatcactCACATCTGTCTTCAAGttgtgacagatatttcagactctgagCCCAGATCACAGAttccagatcctcttggcattcagaccctcatgaagtccaatgcacagtTGTGGCACGAGGCTCAAGgcggtgttcctcagcctccaccagttcccCCACCAGCAGTTGCATCATCATCCCAGGCTATGGCCCCTACTTTTGATATAGAGGCTGCATTTGCTCAGCTTATGTCATCCATGGGAGTTCTCCATCGTGAAGTAaatcttattggagagcgtgTTGAACAATGTCAGATTGACGTCA atgcttttatcagggattccactattcagagtgatgtcagaagattctgcactgcttacaagtcagaagatttcggttccctgtcagccgtctggacgacgtgtcatcccgttcgaacacccatctgtccactgttccatccgtctggacgcccaaacagacctagcatcattcgtccgaacAACGTagacttccgtccggacccttcactgtatcaagaagcttctgttccagcttgcatccgtctgaaaGTATCAacagcccgtctggacgcctctcagtattcaatcaagcttcagattctttctaAGTTCATTTATGTGAAGTTtggtgcaaccgtccagacgacttggattctcgtccggacacgcttctccttaaggcaagaatcgcaattcaaattcaaccgtctggaatccagtctgccatcgtccggacgcgcgtgcatctga